In a genomic window of Paracoccaceae bacterium:
- the rpmC gene encoding 50S ribosomal protein L29 produces MDAKELHDKTPDQLREELANLKKASFNLRFQQATGQLENPAQIRKARRDAARVKTILNQKAAAAASE; encoded by the coding sequence ATGGACGCCAAGGAATTGCACGACAAGACACCGGACCAGCTGCGTGAAGAGCTGGCCAATCTGAAAAAGGCCTCTTTTAACCTGCGCTTTCAGCAAGCGACAGGCCAGTTGGAGAACCCCGCACAGATCCGCAAGGCGCGTCGCGACGCGGCCCGTGTCAAAACCATTCTGAACCAAAAAGCTGCTGCTGCAGCGTCTGAATAA
- the rpsQ gene encoding 30S ribosomal protein S17, giving the protein MPKRILSGVVTSDANAQTVTVSVERRFTHPVLKKTIRKSKKYRAHDENNTFKTGDAVRIVECAPKSKTKRWEVLVAADA; this is encoded by the coding sequence ATGCCAAAGCGTATTCTGTCCGGCGTCGTGACCTCTGACGCAAACGCCCAAACAGTGACTGTATCCGTAGAGCGCCGCTTTACGCACCCGGTTCTGAAGAAGACCATCCGTAAGTCCAAAAAATACCGGGCGCACGATGAGAACAACACATTCAAGACGGGCGACGCAGTTCGCATCGTGGAATGTGCACCAAAGTCGAAGACCAAACGTTGGGAAGTGCTCGTCGCGGCTGACGCGTAA